Within the Spirochaetota bacterium genome, the region GCATCGCCGCCTCTGCGCAGCGGATGAGGCCGGTCGCGCCGATCGGATTCGTCGCTATGACGCCGCCCGACGGGTTGATGGGAAGCTCGCCGCCCATGTCGGTGTTGCCGTCCCAGATATACTGGGGCGCCTCGCCGGGACCGACGATGCCCATGTCCTCGATCCAGATGAGCCCGCCGAATGAATAGGGCTGATACAGTTCTATGACATCAAGCTCCTTTCGGGGCTCCTTGATGCCCGCCTTTTTAAACATTTCCTGGGAGCCTTCGCGCATGCTGGTGAGGCGCCCGTAATCGGCGTCGCCCAGGTACGAGTAGCTGTGGCGCACCGCCGTGGCCCAGATCCAGTCCGGCTTCGGGCATATCTTCTCGGCGACGTCTTCGCTCGCCATGATGACCGCGCAGGCGCCGTCGGTCCGCGGACACACGTCCAGGAGATGTATTGGGTCCGCCAGCATCGGCGAGGCCAGGACCTCCTCGAGGGTCACTTCCTTCCGGAGCTGCGCGTGGGGATTGTTCATCGCGTGCTTCCGGTCGCGCACGGATACGCGGGCGCCGTCCCGGTCTGATGCGCCGTAGCGTGCCATGTACCCCTGGGCTTCAGCCGCGAGGCCCGAAATGGCGCCTGCGAACACCAGCCGGTCCCATATGGGATCAAAAGCGGTGGTGATG harbors:
- a CDS encoding thiolase family protein, whose product is MAKRVAIVGTGQTFHKSHRPDVNGQELINEAVMRALNDANLKMKDIDAIVIGNMDHFEGVNYVDCWSVDGSGGTMKPIIKLTTGGTTGCTVAIGGYHLVGSGMFEKVLVIGWEKNSESDTTGAITTAFDPIWDRLVFAGAISGLAAEAQGYMARYGASDRDGARVSVRDRKHAMNNPHAQLRKEVTLEEVLASPMLADPIHLLDVCPRTDGACAVIMASEDVAEKICPKPDWIWATAVRHSYSYLGDADYGRLTSMREGSQEMFKKAGIKEPRKELDVIELYQPYSFGGLIWIEDMGIVGPGEAPQYIWDGNTDMGGELPINPSGGVIATNPIGATGLIRCAEAAMQVMGKAEGRQVPDVNFAFSSGFGGCWWTDMILHGKKKPK